The proteins below come from a single Stomoxys calcitrans chromosome 1, idStoCalc2.1, whole genome shotgun sequence genomic window:
- the LOC106089391 gene encoding polycomb group protein Pc, with protein sequence MGSSDDRVYAAERIIQKRIRKGVVEYRVKWKGWNQRYNTWEPEVNILDRRLIDIYEQGNKSSSTPSKRGPKKKEKERDPEPESEEDEYAFNEDDTHNSHAAAATSSLATTATASAAATPTAAAHSVTASASTSASSETHHRHHHDKDKDKEKEKKHHHHHHHHHSSKLERSSSRRSESPHTHAESKRQKSAERQAAITTNSSASSLAFIPEADSNSSSSEDQPLSRKDAVGTKRKAEVLKESGKIGVTIKTSPEGPPPAKIHCSVDTATPISTPLKAETEPLSPETPASRPEQATPSEKPQQYNGQEEDDDESSSQADSQHEAENNIMHNNLNNNNNNNNHSNNNNNNNINSNHHQQRQQHLDALYDSSPPKQKSIPLTPLSPQALPPRFWLPSKCNISNKVVITDVTVNFETVTIRECKTERGFFRERDLKSSGDSIA encoded by the coding sequence GGCGTTGTGGAGTATCGAGTCAAATGGAAAGGCTGGAATCAGCGATACAACACCTGGGAACCCGAAGTGAATATACTCGATCGAAGGCTAATCGACATCTACGAACAAGGCAACAAATCATCGAGTACCCCCTCCAAACGTGGTCCCAAAAAGAAGGAGAAGGAACGTGATCCCGAACCAGAATCCGAAGAGGATGAATATGCCTTCAACGAAGATGATACACACAACAGTCATGCCGCAGCAGCAACATCATCATTGGCCACAACAGCGACGGCATCGGCGGCAGCAACACCGACAGCGGCAGCTCATAGTGTCACAGCCTCAGCCTCAACATCTGCCTCTAGTGAAACGcatcatcgccatcatcatGACAAAGATAAGGACAAGGAGAAGGAGAAGAAAcatcatcaccaccatcatcatcatcacagtTCGAAATTAGAGCGTAGCTCCAGTAGGCGTTCCGAATCGCCACACACTCATGCTGAGAGCAAACGGCAAAAATCTGCAGAACGTCAAGCGGCGATAACGACAAACTCCTCCGCCTCATCTTTGGCCTTTATACCAGAGGCAGATTCAAATTCCTCAAGTTCGGAAGATCAACCGCTAAGTCGAAAAGATGCAGTGGGCACCAAACGCAAGGCAGAAGTATTAAAGGAGTCTGGTAAAATTGGGGTAACCATTAAAACATCGCCGGAGGGACCGCCACCTGCTAAAATACATTGTTCGGTGGATACAGCTACGCCGATATCGACACCTCTGAAGGCCGAAACGGAACCTTTGTCACCAGAGACACCAGCCTCTAGGCCGGAACAGGCAACACCTTCGGAAAAGCCTCAACAGTATAATGGCCAGgaggaggatgatgatgagTCATCGTCACAGGCTGATAGTCAGCATGAGGCGGAAAATAATATAATGCACAATAAtcttaataataacaacaacaacaacaatcatagcaacaacaacaacaacaacaatatcaattccaatcatcatcaacaacgcCAACAGCATTTAGATGCACTTTACGACAGTTCACCGCCCAAACAAAAATCAATTCCCCTAACACCGCTTTCACCGCAGGCCTTGCCGCCACGCTTTTGGTTACCCAGCAAATGTAACATCTCCAACAAGGTGGTCATCACCGATGTCACCGTCAACTTTGAAACGGTCACCATACGTGAATGCAAAACCGAAAGAGGCTTTTTTCGTGAACGCGATCTGAAATCGAGTGGTGATTCCATAGCCTAA